In Synechocystis sp. PCC 6714, the following are encoded in one genomic region:
- a CDS encoding ribosomal protein L7/L12, whose amino-acid sequence MTVILVLIALVIIFLLVILFQGGSPKNSEDFIDIEQKTSQLSAGEKKQIMILIGQGRKIEAIKICRSLTGYGLKEAKQIVEKLEKEM is encoded by the coding sequence ATGACTGTAATTTTGGTATTGATAGCATTGGTAATCATATTTTTACTGGTAATTTTATTCCAGGGAGGATCACCGAAAAATAGTGAAGATTTTATTGACATTGAGCAAAAAACTTCCCAACTATCAGCCGGAGAGAAGAAACAAATTATGATATTAATTGGGCAAGGCAGAAAGATTGAGGCGATAAAAATCTGTCGCTCCCTAACTGGTTACGGGTTAAAAGAAGCTAAACAAATAGTAGAAAAACTGGAGAAGGAAATGTGA